A region from the Triticum aestivum cultivar Chinese Spring chromosome 3D, IWGSC CS RefSeq v2.1, whole genome shotgun sequence genome encodes:
- the LOC123075173 gene encoding uncharacterized protein — protein sequence MSSSSDERMFEMDSERASPTESAPTQHQTTCHIIEGVLGGCTPLEMEIYERAVEHVREMGEERKRSSLKKRLMVRLRKDGYDASLCRSSWVATAQHPGGDHEYIDVHVAGDGGAGRTRLIVDIDFRSQFQLARPAPWYAHLSARLPAVFVGPPDRLRKAVALLCLASRRSLRESGLHVPPWRRSSYMQAKWFPSPAALPDGDGDGDGAVAQHQQSQWSVAKPGAAGSRRSGLSMEMDGQDGASWAQ from the exons ATGAGCAGCAGCTCAGATGAGAGAATGTTTGAGATGGATTCCGAGCGGGCATCGCCAACGGAGTCGGCTCCTACGCAGCATCAAACCACTTGCCACATCATTGAG GGCGTCCTTGGGGGGTGCACGCCATTGGAGATGGAGATATACGAGAGGGCCGTGGAGCATGTGAGGGAGAtgggggaggagaggaagaggagcagcTTGAAGAAGAGGCTCATGGTGAGGCTGAGGAAGGATGGCTACGATGCGTCTCTCTGCAGGTCTTCTTGGGTCGCCACCGCCCAGCATCCCGGAG GTGACCACGAGTACATCGACGTCCACGTGGCGGGGGACGGCGGGGCCGGGCGGACCAGGCTAATCGTGGACATAGATTTCAGGTCCCAGTTCCAGCTGGCTAGACCGGCCCCATGGTACGCCCACCTCTCGGCCCGGCTGCCCGCCGTGTTCGTGGGCCCGCCGGACAGGCTGCGGAAGGCCGTGGCGCTGCTCTGCCTCGCCTCGCGCCGCTCGCTCCGGGAGAGCGGCCTACACGTCCCGCCGTGGAGGCGGTCCAGCTACATGCAGGCCAAGTGGTTCCCCTCCCCCGCGGCGCTGccggacggggacggggacggggacggcgcggtGGCACAGCACCAGCAGTCCCAGTGGTCGGTGGCCAAGCCGGGAGCGGCCGGGTCCCGGAGGTCGGGCCTCTCGATGGAGATGGACGGGCAGGATGGTGCCTCGTGGGCGCAGTGA